The Reyranella humidisoli DNA segment CGGCCAAATCTTTCCGAGAGAATCGCCACGGCGACCTGCGCGATGTCGTCGGGCGTGCCGGCGCGGCCGAGCGGGATCTGCGCAACCAGTGAAGCGAGGTCATTGGAGACGAAACCGCCGCCGGGAATAGCGCCAGGCGCGATCGCGTTCACGCGAATGCCGTCCGGCGCCAGCACGCGGGCCAGTTCCTTCATAACCATCGTCATGCCGGCCTTGGAGGCGCTGTAGTGCGGCAGGTTGCGCGGCGTGTCGCGGTGCTGCGAGGTGACGAGGATCATGCGGCCCTTGATCCGGTTGTCGCGCATGTGGCGGCCGACCTCGCGACCGAGGAAAAAGCCGGAGCGCAGGTTGATGTCGGTCATCAGGTCCCACGTCTCCTCGCTGACCGACAGCGGTGTGTCGGCTTCCAGCCGGCGCGGACTGGCGGCATGGACGAACAGCGAGATCGTGCCGAGCTTCTTTACCGCACCGTCGAGCAGGCTTTTCCAGCCGTCACGCTTCGAGAGGTCGGCACCGAGGAAATCGATGCCGTCCTCGGCGGACGGGGCGGCGATGTCGCTTCCGAGTACGATCGCGCCCTCGGCCTTGAGTGCCTTGGCAATGCCGCGGCCGATGCCGCCGGCGCAGCCGGTGATCAGGGCGCGCTCGCCCTCGAGAAGTTTCATGCTCATGCCCGGCATGCTAGCAGGTCGTCCGAAGGGAGACAGTATTGGCGAAGACGCGGCTGGACGTGGCACTGGTCGAGCGGGGGCTCGTGGAAACACGCGCCGCCGCGCAGCGGCTGGTCATGGCCGGGCTGGTCTTTTCCAACGACCGGCGGCTGGAGAAGGCGGGGCAACCCGTCGCCGACGACATGCCGATCGAGGTGCGCGGCCAGCTCCATCCCTATGTCTCGCGCGGCGGACTCAAACTCGAGAAGGCGCTCGACCATTTCACCATTCCCGTCACGGGGCGCGTTGCCCTCGATGTCGGCTCCTCGACCGGCGGCTTCACCGACTGCCTGCTGCAGCGCGGCGCGGCGAAGGTCTACGCGGTGGATGTCGGGACCAACCAGCTCGCGTGGAAACTGCGCACCGATCCGCGCGTCGTGTCGATGGAGAAGACCAACATCCGCGACGTGACGCGCACGCAGATTCCAGAACCGGTCGATCTCGTCGTCTGCGATGCCTCGTTCGTCGGCCTGCGGCTGGTCCTGCCGTCCGCCCTCGCGCTGGCGGCGCTGGGGGCCCATCTCGCGGCGCTGATCAAGCCGCAGTTCGAGGTCGGCAAGGGCCGCGTCGGCAAGGGCGGCATCGTGCGCGAGGCGGAGCTTCACACCGAAGTCGTGGAGACGATTTCGGCGTGGCTGGACGAGCAGCCCGGCTGGCATGTGCTGGGCGTGACGGAAAGCCCGATCACCGGCGCGGAAGGAAACAAGGAGTTCCTGATCGCGGCTCGATTGTCTTGATTTGTCATCCTGAACGAAGCGAATGATCCTTCGCTTCGTTCAGGATGACAACGGGTCGGTTAGCGCACAGCGCGCGTCACCCTGAATTTGTTGTTGTCGGCCAAGGTTTCGAACGACGTGAAGTGTGCTTTCAGCAGCGGCTCGTAGGGCAGGCCGCGATTGGCGACCATGTAGAACCGCCCGCCCGGCTTCAGCGCGCGCGCTGCGACGGCGATGAAGCCCTGGCCCAGCGACGGCTCGGCGGCGCGGCCGGCGTGGAAGGGCGGATTGCAGACGATGGCGTCGTAGGTCGCGGGGGCGGCCTCGTTGATCAGGTCGAGCCAATGAAACGTCGCGCGTGGATCGGTGACGTTCGCGCGGCTCGCCTCGACGGCGCGATGCTCGGCATCGATGCCGTGGATCGCCGCCACGGAAAGGCAGGTCGCCAGGACGTGCCGCGTCAGGAAGCCCCAGCCGCAGCCGAAATCGGCGACCAGTCCTGCGAGATCATTGGGGAGGTGTGCGGCGAGGAGGGCCGATCCGTCATCGACGTGATCCCATGAGAAGACGCCGGGCTGGCTCAGCCACGAACCGTCGCCGACAGGCTGCAGCGTGGCGAGTTTCTGCCAGTACTCGGGCGGGGTTCGCTCGCCCTTGCCAAGCCAGAAAACCCGGCTGTGGAACTTCGAAAGCGTGTCGACGCCGCCGAAGGCCTTGCCGACATGCTTCTCGAGGCTGCCCGCGCCGTCGTCGTTGGCGCCGGCGCAGACCAGCGTTCCTCCGTGGGCAAGGAGAGCCCAGCCGCGCGCGATGTTGGCGAAGTTCTCTTCCTTGTGCTTGGTCAGCAGGACGAGGCCGAGAGAATGGCCGCCGCTTTCCAGCCGCGGCACGGCCTGCTTCAGTCGAAGGAATGTCGGCCGGAACGACTGCTCCGCGTCGATCTCCGCGAAAGGCGGATCCTCGGCGCGCAGGAAGAACGCCCGCCTTGCGGCGAGCGTTCCGGTGTCGAAGGCGTGGGCGAGGGCGCGTGTCGCCTGGCTCACGGAACGAGGACGGCCCGCCCCATGATGAGGCCCTTGCGCAGTTCCTGCAGCGTGGCGTCGGCCTCGTCGAGCTTGCGCGTGACGACCGGCACCGGCGTCACCTTGCCGGCGGTGACGAGGTCCATCATCTCCTTCATCTCGCCCGGGCTGCCGGTCACGGAGCCCACGATCTGGCAGCCGGTGAAGGCGAACATCGGCATCGGCAGCGAGAAGGTGCCGCCGAACAGGCCGACGACGACGAGGCGTCCGCCGCGGGCCAGCGCCTTGACGCCGAACTGGGCGGTGCTGTCGGCGCCCACGAAGTCGATGGCCGCACCGACGCCGGTGCCGTCCGTCAGCTCGAAGACCTTCTTGCGGGCGTCCTTGTCGCGCGGATCGATTGCGGCGATCGCGCCGTTGTCGAGCGCCAGCTTGCGCTTGCCTTCGTCGATGTCGGCCACGATCGGCGCGCGGCCCAGCACGGATTGGGCGAACTTCACGCCCATCAGTCCGACGCCGCCGGCGCCGATCACCAGGATCGGCTTGCCGCCATCCTCGCCGACCGTCTTCTTGACGGCGCTGAAGGCGGTGATGCCGGAGCAGGCATAGAGGCAGGCCAGATCGGTCGGGATGTTGCCGTAGGGATAGAGATACTTCGCGTCGGGCACGAGGACGTGGTCGGCATAGCCGCCATCCTTGTTGACGCCGAGTGCCCGCGGGGCGGCGCACAGATGCTCGCGGCCATTGGTGCAGTACCAGCAGGTGCCGCAGCCGATCCACGGATAGACGACGGCCTTGTCGCCGACCTTCGCGCCCTTGGCGTCGGGACCCAGCGCGACGACTTCGCCCACGATCTCGTGGCCCATCGTGCGCGGCGGGTTCATCGTCTTTTGCGTCGACACCTTGTTGCCGCCGCCCATGTCGAAGAAGCCTTCCCACAGATGCACGTCGCTGTGGCAGACGCCGGCGGCCGTCACCTTGACCAGGACCTCGGCGCCCTGCGGCGCGGGATTGCCTTCCTCCACCTTCTGCAGCGGCTGGCCGAATTCGACGACCTTGTAGCTCTTCATTGGGACTCTCTCCGTTGCGAACCGGCCGGAGAATATGCCGAAAGACGCGCCGCGTCTGCGTTGCCGGCGACGCAGCGACATCACAAAACGATCCCCATTCAATGTTGTCCAAAGTTTCGAAAATCCGGTTTACTTACGAGGATCGATCCGCCACGATCCGTTTCAACGACGTTCAAAAAAATAAACGTCGAAGGAGGAAGCAGATGCGCGAGCGGATGGGCTCATGGCGGCGGCGCCATGTCTTGGCGGGATTGTTGGGCTCCACGGCGATGTTGTCCGCGCCGGCCATTCTGCGAGCGGCGCCTTCGGGCAAGCCGGTGCGGGTCGGTGGCACGCTCTCGCTGACGGGCTTCCTGGCGCAGACCGCGGTCATCCACAAGATCGCGTCCGAGATCATGGTCGAGGAGATCAACAGCCGTAACGGCTTCCTCGGCCGGCCGGTCGAGTACGTGCTGCTCGACGACCAGTCCAAGCCCGATGTTGCCCGCAGTCTCTACGAGAAGCTGATCACCGTCGACAAGGTCGACCTGATCCAGGGCCCGTACGCAACCGCGCCGATCCTGGCGGCGATGGGTGTGGCCCAGCGCTACGGCAAGGTGATCGTCCAGAGCAGCATGGGCATCCCCAAGCTCCAGACCTACGACATGGCATTTCCGGCGACGCCGTTCGGCCCGGAGCCCGACAAGAGCTATCCCAACGTGATCCTCGATGCGATGGCGAGCCTGCCGGCCCCACCAAAGAACATGGTGATCCTGACCAGCAAGTTTCCGTCGGCGCAGTTCATGGCGCAGGGAATGAAGGTCGAGGCCGAGAAGCGCGGCGTGAAGGTGCCTCTCTATCTGGAATACGAAGCGGGCAATCGCGACTTCGGGGCGATCGCGGCGCGCGTGAAGGAGGCGAATGCCGATTTCCTGTGGGTCGGCTCTCTGGGGCTGGAGAGCAACCAGATCCTCGAGGCCTTGAAGAAGCTCGAATATGCACCGAAGGGCAGCTTCCACCTCTATCCGGCGCCGGGGCCGCTGGCGCTGTCGCCCGACGGCAATCTCGCCTGGTCGTCGACCTTCCTCGAGCCGGACGAGCCCTTCATGAGCCGGCCGGGTGTCGCCAGGATCGCCGCGGCCTACAAGGAGCGCGCCACCAAGGCGAACCTGCCGTATCCGCTAATCGATGCGCAGGCCGCCGGCATGGTCTCGGAATGGCAGATCCTCGAGCAGGGCGTGAACGGCGCCAAGAGCCTCGAAGACAAGCAGATCGCGGCCTTCCTGAAGAAGAACGTCGTGAACACGATCTATGGGCCGCTGAAGTTCGACGGCCTCTACAATCACGGCGCCCCGGCGCAGCTCATCCGCCAGGTGCAGAACAAGGAATGGAAGGTCGTCTGGCCCCGGGAGTTCGCGGCACCCGGCGTGAAGCTGCTGCCGTAACCGGCGGATGCCGAGCGCAACGCTACTCGGCCAGGCGCTGATCTCGGGCGTCCTGGCCGGCGGAATGTATGGACTGCTGGCGTTGGGCCTCAGCCTGAGCTGGGGCCTGCTGCGGCTCGTCAACCTCAGCCATTTCGCGCTCGCTTTCCTCGCGGCCTACCTGACCTACGAGCTGGGCACGACCTATCACGTCGCGCCGTGGTGGTCGGTGCTGATCATCGTGCCGGCGATGTTCGCCATCGGCCTCGCCCAGCACTGGGTATTCGTGCGCTTCAAGGTGAACGAGCTGGGCTCGCTTCTGATCACCTTCAGCTTCGCCGTCATGCTCGAGGTCGGGATCCAGCTCTACTGGACCGCCGACTATCGCCGCTTCGAGACGCACTATGCGACATGGTCGATCAAGGCCGGGCCATTCTACATCCCGGTGCTGGAGCTGATTCTCTGCCTCGTGGCCGGGGTGCTGGCCTGGGGTACGTGGCTGTGGCTGCGCAAGACCTACGTCGGCAAGGCGCTGCGGGCGAGCGCCGAGGACGCGGATATCGCGGCAGCCTATGGCGTCGATCACCGGAAGCTCGCCTATCTGCTGTCGGGCATCGGGGCTGCCTATGCCGGCGTCGCCGGCACCTTCATCGCCCTGATCGCGACCCTGGCGCCGGCCCAGATCTGGGCCTGGCTGGGTGTCGTCTTCGCCGTGGTCATCATCGGCCGGCTCGGCAATCCGCTGGGCGCGCTGGCCGCCGGCATGCTGATCGGCGCCAGCGAATCCATCGCCATGGCGGTCTTCAGCCCGGCCTGGGCGCCGGTCGTATCCTTCTCGGTTCTGATCGCCATCCTTCTGTGGGATCCGGAGTGGTCATGACAGCCGGGCAAACCCTTCCGAAAGCGGCCGCCGCGCTCGGCATCCTGGTCTTCGCGATCCTGCCGACGGCAGGCCTGCCGGCCTTCTACGATTCGTTCTTCTATCTCGTCTTCTTCTGGATCTCGCTGTCGACGAGCTGGGCGCTGCTCTCGGGCTTTGCCGGCTATTTCAGCCTGGGTCATGCCGCGTTCTTCGGCGTCGGCATGTACACGACGGCGACGCTGACCACCAAGGCGAACGTACCGTTCCTCGTGACCGTGCCCGTCGCCGCGGCGATGGCGGCGTTGCTGGGCGTCGGCATCGGCGCCGTTGTGTTCCGCATGAAGCGGCTGCGCGGCGAGCTGTTCGCCCTGCTGACACTCGCCGTCACCTTCGTCATCGCCACGATCATCCTCAACACGCCGATCGACGGCGGTGCCGGCGTGTTCATGAGCGCCGTGCCGATGCCGAACCTGATGCCGACCCAGACCGGCACCATCTACGTGCTGGGCTTCGCGATGTGCGTGCTGACGCTGGGCATCGCGTGGTGGGTCGCCCATTCACGCCTGGGCCTCGGCCTGTTCGCCATCCACGACGACGAGGACGTCGCCGAAGCCAAAGGTGTACCGACCTTCCGCTACAAGCTGATCGCCTTCGCCCTTTCGGCCGGCATCGCGGGCGCCGTCGGCGGCATCCACGCGATGTATGTCGGCTTCCTCACTGTGGCGGGTACGTTCGAGCTCACCGTGCCGCTCTATGTCGTGCTGATGAGCGTGCTGGGTGGCTCACGCAACTGGTTCGGACCGGCGGTCGGCGCCACGGTCATCACGACGCTGCTGTACGCCTTCATCAGCGGCGGCGAGGCGATGGTCGGCCGCGCCGTGGTCGGCCTGATCCTGATCCTCGCCATCCTGTGGCTGCCCGACGGTGTCGTGCCGGCGATCCAGGCCTGGATGAAGCGCCGTCGCCGCTCCGAGACCAAGCCGCATGCCGCCGTGGTGCCCGCGGTGCCGGACAAGCCTCATCAGATCGGATCCCGCAATATCCTCGAGGCGAGGGGCGTCACTAAGCGGTTCGGCGGTTTGCAGGCGCTGGCCGGCGTCGACCTCGACGTGCGCGAGGGTGAGATTCTGGGGCTGGTCGGACCGAACGGCTCGGGCAAGACCACGCTGATCAACGTCATCTCGGGCTTCTATCCGCTGAGCGGCGGCACGATCATGGTCGACGGCGCGGAGATCGGTCGCCTGCCGGCGCACGAGATCGCGCACCGGGGCATTGCGCGGACCTACCAGATTCCGCGGCCGTTCGTGAACATGACGGTGCTCGACAACGTATCGATGGCCGCGACCTTCGGCGGGCCGCCGCGCACGGCCGCCGAGATCCGCGAAGAGGCACTGCACTGGATCGGCTTCACCGGGCTTGCCGGCAAGGAAGAGGCGCTGCCGGCCGAACTGAACCTGCACGAACGCAAATTCCTCGAGTTGGCGCGCGCGCTGGCAGCCAAGCCCAAGCTGCTGCTGCTCGACGAAGTCCTGTCCGGCCTCAATCCGGCCGAGGTCGACAATGCCATCCGGCTCGTGCGTGCCATCCGGGCGCAGGGCGCCACCATCGTCTTCGTCGAGCATCTGATGCGCGCCGTCGTCGAGCTCTCCGACCGGGTCGCCGTCCTGAACGAAGGCAAGCTCTTCGCCCTGGGGGCGCCGCGCGAGGTCATGCGCGATCCCCGTGTCGTCAGCATCTATCTCGGCAAGGCCTATGCTGCTTGAAGTTCGCAACCTCCACGTCGGCTATGGCGACGCACCCGCCGTGTGGGACGTCTCGATCGAGGTCGATGCCGGCGAGATCGTTTCCGTCATCGGGCCCAACGGCGCCGGGAAGACGACGCTGATCAACGCGATCGCCGGGATGCTGCGATCGCGGCAGGGACATCTTCGCTTCGATGGCGTCGACATGACGCGCGTGCGTCCGCACGGTTTCTGCGAACAGGGTATCGCCCTGGTTCCCGAGGGACGTCGGCTTTTCGCAAAGATGACGGTCGAAGAGAACCTCGAGTTGGGCTGCTACCTGCCCCGGCCGCGGGCGGCGAGGGCGGAGTCGCTGGAGAGGGTCTACGGCCTGTTCCCGATCCTGCGCCAGAAGCGGGCGCAGCCGGCGGGCGAATTGTCCGGCGGGCAGCAGCAGATGGTGGCCATCGGCCGGGCGCTGATGGCGCAGCCGCGAATCGTCCTGTTCGACGAGCCCTCCCTCGGCCTTGCGCCGACCATCGTCGACGACATGTTCGACATCATCGTCCGGGTGCGCGACGCCGGCGCCGCCGTGCT contains these protein-coding regions:
- a CDS encoding SDR family NAD(P)-dependent oxidoreductase, with the translated sequence MSMKLLEGERALITGCAGGIGRGIAKALKAEGAIVLGSDIAAPSAEDGIDFLGADLSKRDGWKSLLDGAVKKLGTISLFVHAASPRRLEADTPLSVSEETWDLMTDINLRSGFFLGREVGRHMRDNRIKGRMILVTSQHRDTPRNLPHYSASKAGMTMVMKELARVLAPDGIRVNAIAPGAIPGGGFVSNDLASLVAQIPLGRAGTPDDIAQVAVAILSERFGRYLVGTTVEVDGGLGLASWIPAKA
- a CDS encoding alcohol dehydrogenase, with protein sequence MKSYKVVEFGQPLQKVEEGNPAPQGAEVLVKVTAAGVCHSDVHLWEGFFDMGGGNKVSTQKTMNPPRTMGHEIVGEVVALGPDAKGAKVGDKAVVYPWIGCGTCWYCTNGREHLCAAPRALGVNKDGGYADHVLVPDAKYLYPYGNIPTDLACLYACSGITAFSAVKKTVGEDGGKPILVIGAGGVGLMGVKFAQSVLGRAPIVADIDEGKRKLALDNGAIAAIDPRDKDARKKVFELTDGTGVGAAIDFVGADSTAQFGVKALARGGRLVVVGLFGGTFSLPMPMFAFTGCQIVGSVTGSPGEMKEMMDLVTAGKVTPVPVVTRKLDEADATLQELRKGLIMGRAVLVP
- a CDS encoding TlyA family RNA methyltransferase; translation: MAKTRLDVALVERGLVETRAAAQRLVMAGLVFSNDRRLEKAGQPVADDMPIEVRGQLHPYVSRGGLKLEKALDHFTIPVTGRVALDVGSSTGGFTDCLLQRGAAKVYAVDVGTNQLAWKLRTDPRVVSMEKTNIRDVTRTQIPEPVDLVVCDASFVGLRLVLPSALALAALGAHLAALIKPQFEVGKGRVGKGGIVREAELHTEVVETISAWLDEQPGWHVLGVTESPITGAEGNKEFLIAARLS
- a CDS encoding branched-chain amino acid ABC transporter ATP-binding protein/permease, yielding MTAGQTLPKAAAALGILVFAILPTAGLPAFYDSFFYLVFFWISLSTSWALLSGFAGYFSLGHAAFFGVGMYTTATLTTKANVPFLVTVPVAAAMAALLGVGIGAVVFRMKRLRGELFALLTLAVTFVIATIILNTPIDGGAGVFMSAVPMPNLMPTQTGTIYVLGFAMCVLTLGIAWWVAHSRLGLGLFAIHDDEDVAEAKGVPTFRYKLIAFALSAGIAGAVGGIHAMYVGFLTVAGTFELTVPLYVVLMSVLGGSRNWFGPAVGATVITTLLYAFISGGEAMVGRAVVGLILILAILWLPDGVVPAIQAWMKRRRRSETKPHAAVVPAVPDKPHQIGSRNILEARGVTKRFGGLQALAGVDLDVREGEILGLVGPNGSGKTTLINVISGFYPLSGGTIMVDGAEIGRLPAHEIAHRGIARTYQIPRPFVNMTVLDNVSMAATFGGPPRTAAEIREEALHWIGFTGLAGKEEALPAELNLHERKFLELARALAAKPKLLLLDEVLSGLNPAEVDNAIRLVRAIRAQGATIVFVEHLMRAVVELSDRVAVLNEGKLFALGAPREVMRDPRVVSIYLGKAYAA
- a CDS encoding class I SAM-dependent methyltransferase, with amino-acid sequence MSQATRALAHAFDTGTLAARRAFFLRAEDPPFAEIDAEQSFRPTFLRLKQAVPRLESGGHSLGLVLLTKHKEENFANIARGWALLAHGGTLVCAGANDDGAGSLEKHVGKAFGGVDTLSKFHSRVFWLGKGERTPPEYWQKLATLQPVGDGSWLSQPGVFSWDHVDDGSALLAAHLPNDLAGLVADFGCGWGFLTRHVLATCLSVAAIHGIDAEHRAVEASRANVTDPRATFHWLDLINEAAPATYDAIVCNPPFHAGRAAEPSLGQGFIAVAARALKPGGRFYMVANRGLPYEPLLKAHFTSFETLADNNKFRVTRAVR
- a CDS encoding ABC transporter ATP-binding protein, with protein sequence MLLEVRNLHVGYGDAPAVWDVSIEVDAGEIVSVIGPNGAGKTTLINAIAGMLRSRQGHLRFDGVDMTRVRPHGFCEQGIALVPEGRRLFAKMTVEENLELGCYLPRPRAARAESLERVYGLFPILRQKRAQPAGELSGGQQQMVAIGRALMAQPRIVLFDEPSLGLAPTIVDDMFDIIVRVRDAGAAVLLVEQNVIKALSVADRAYVLEQGRIVATGLPDELMKQPHIREAYLGV
- a CDS encoding amino acid ABC transporter substrate-binding protein gives rise to the protein MRERMGSWRRRHVLAGLLGSTAMLSAPAILRAAPSGKPVRVGGTLSLTGFLAQTAVIHKIASEIMVEEINSRNGFLGRPVEYVLLDDQSKPDVARSLYEKLITVDKVDLIQGPYATAPILAAMGVAQRYGKVIVQSSMGIPKLQTYDMAFPATPFGPEPDKSYPNVILDAMASLPAPPKNMVILTSKFPSAQFMAQGMKVEAEKRGVKVPLYLEYEAGNRDFGAIAARVKEANADFLWVGSLGLESNQILEALKKLEYAPKGSFHLYPAPGPLALSPDGNLAWSSTFLEPDEPFMSRPGVARIAAAYKERATKANLPYPLIDAQAAGMVSEWQILEQGVNGAKSLEDKQIAAFLKKNVVNTIYGPLKFDGLYNHGAPAQLIRQVQNKEWKVVWPREFAAPGVKLLP
- a CDS encoding branched-chain amino acid ABC transporter permease: MPSATLLGQALISGVLAGGMYGLLALGLSLSWGLLRLVNLSHFALAFLAAYLTYELGTTYHVAPWWSVLIIVPAMFAIGLAQHWVFVRFKVNELGSLLITFSFAVMLEVGIQLYWTADYRRFETHYATWSIKAGPFYIPVLELILCLVAGVLAWGTWLWLRKTYVGKALRASAEDADIAAAYGVDHRKLAYLLSGIGAAYAGVAGTFIALIATLAPAQIWAWLGVVFAVVIIGRLGNPLGALAAGMLIGASESIAMAVFSPAWAPVVSFSVLIAILLWDPEWS